A window of the Nitrospira sp. genome harbors these coding sequences:
- a CDS encoding cyclic peptide export ABC transporter, with translation MSLIRFLYRNSWRLVMLSTVAGLISGLASAGIIAFINAALEESQRTVALGLSFLGGVVLVVVTKAFSEVVLTRLGQDIIAQLRVHLSEQILRAPFRQVQELGRHRLLASLNEDTDVIAQAYVQIPLICVNGATVVGCLAYLGWLSWPMLAIVLGFMVFGALSFQAQEKQALHSFKQARETDDTLFRHFQSILEGIKELKLHRERRHAFLATALRPTVTAYKRDFVKGMTVYAIATNWGMFLFYAVIGLALFVLPEWLALTPQAVAGSTLVLLYLMGPFAQIVETLPSVGRANVALEKVEALGLSLETASAQDQIEKRETVRTIGMGGPVLNVTWKRIEMVGVTHRYYREEEGSFHLGPIELCFTPGELVFLVGGNGSGKTTLALLLLGLYAPESGTIRLDGVPIDEVNRENYRQLFSAVFSDYHLFDRLFGLHQPGLDTQAHEYVDRLQLRDKVQIRDGELSTQALSQGQRKRLALLTAYLEDRPFYVFDEWAADQDPIFRRVFYEELLPDLKARGKTALVITHDDQYFSVADRCLRMDLGKITTVAEGVGAFR, from the coding sequence ATGAGTTTGATCCGCTTCTTGTACCGCAATTCATGGCGACTGGTCATGCTCTCCACGGTCGCAGGATTGATCAGTGGCCTGGCAAGCGCGGGGATTATCGCCTTTATCAATGCTGCGCTGGAGGAGAGCCAGCGCACAGTGGCTCTCGGTCTGAGTTTTCTTGGAGGTGTCGTGCTCGTGGTGGTCACGAAGGCCTTTTCGGAGGTGGTGTTGACGCGATTGGGACAAGACATCATCGCGCAGTTGCGGGTACATCTCAGTGAGCAGATTCTTCGTGCGCCTTTTCGACAGGTGCAGGAACTCGGTCGCCATCGATTGCTGGCCTCGCTCAACGAAGACACGGACGTCATTGCTCAGGCCTACGTGCAAATTCCGTTGATTTGTGTGAACGGCGCGACGGTTGTTGGATGCCTGGCGTATCTCGGATGGCTTTCCTGGCCGATGCTGGCCATCGTCCTCGGCTTCATGGTCTTCGGCGCTCTTTCGTTCCAGGCGCAGGAAAAGCAAGCGCTACACTCGTTCAAACAGGCTCGAGAAACAGACGATACCCTCTTTCGACATTTTCAATCGATCCTCGAGGGCATCAAAGAGCTCAAGCTGCATCGTGAACGTCGCCATGCATTTCTCGCCACGGCACTCCGTCCGACAGTGACTGCCTACAAGCGGGATTTCGTCAAGGGCATGACGGTGTACGCCATCGCCACAAACTGGGGGATGTTTTTGTTTTATGCGGTCATCGGGCTTGCTCTGTTTGTCCTCCCCGAGTGGCTTGCGCTGACTCCGCAGGCGGTCGCGGGATCGACGCTCGTGCTCCTGTATCTGATGGGGCCGTTTGCGCAGATTGTTGAAACCCTTCCGAGTGTCGGTCGCGCAAATGTGGCACTGGAAAAAGTCGAGGCGTTGGGGCTGTCGCTGGAAACGGCCTCCGCGCAGGACCAGATCGAGAAACGTGAAACGGTCAGGACCATCGGCATGGGTGGACCCGTTCTCAACGTCACGTGGAAGCGGATCGAGATGGTCGGTGTGACGCATCGGTACTATCGGGAGGAGGAAGGCAGTTTTCATCTCGGTCCGATCGAGCTCTGCTTCACACCGGGTGAGCTGGTATTTCTTGTGGGAGGAAACGGCAGTGGAAAAACGACGCTTGCTCTGCTTCTGCTGGGTCTCTATGCACCGGAATCAGGGACGATTCGTCTCGACGGAGTTCCGATCGACGAAGTCAACCGCGAAAATTATCGTCAGCTCTTCTCAGCCGTCTTCTCGGATTACCATCTGTTCGACAGGTTGTTCGGTTTGCACCAGCCCGGTCTCGATACGCAAGCACACGAATACGTGGACCGTCTGCAGCTTCGCGACAAGGTGCAGATCAGAGACGGAGAGTTGTCCACGCAGGCGCTTTCACAAGGACAACGCAAGCGCCTGGCATTGTTGACCGCCTATCTCGAGGACCGTCCGTTCTATGTGTTCGATGAGTGGGCCGCCGATCAGGATCCGATTTTTCGCCGAGTGTTCTATGAGGAGCTGCTGCCTGACTTGAAGGCACGCGGAAAAACAGCATTGGTCATTACTCATGATGATCAGTACTTTTCTGTCGCGGACCGATGTCTCCGGATGGATCTAGGAAAGATCACAACAGTGGCGGAAGGAGTGGGCGCATTTCGATAA
- a CDS encoding aspartate aminotransferase family protein produces MTVHVDELKKMFPTKPHSVTEEREHNPYLKRQAGRESNARSYPRRLPLALSKAKGIYVQDTDGRTYIDCLAGAGALTLGHNHPVVLDAIQQLLQEGVPFQTLDLTTPVKDRFVDALFGALPKAFAEEARIQFCGPSGADAVEAAVKLVKTATGRRTILSFHGAYHGMTHGGLALTGHLGPKAAVSGLMPDVQFLPYPYDYRCPFGVGGEEGHRLSSTYIERLLDDPNSGVVSPAAVILEVVQGEGGVIPSPDTWLRDIRRITKDRNIPLIIDEIQTGLGRTGSMFAFERAGIIPDALVLSKAIGGGLPLSVVVYGAELDQWQPGAHAGTFRGNQMAMAAGAATIEFVRTHRLDQHAQIMGERLLSHLRNAQASSHSFGDVRGRGLMIGVEIVDINARPDARGSYPAAPELARKIQSQALNRGLILELGGRNGTVVRFLSPLIVTAEEVDTIARTFCEAVRAAEQDSRS; encoded by the coding sequence ATGACCGTTCATGTGGATGAGTTGAAGAAGATGTTCCCGACAAAGCCGCACTCTGTGACGGAGGAAAGAGAACACAATCCATATCTCAAGCGACAGGCAGGGCGGGAGTCGAACGCCCGCAGTTACCCGAGGCGGCTCCCGTTGGCCCTCAGCAAGGCCAAGGGGATCTACGTGCAGGATACCGACGGCCGCACGTACATTGATTGTCTCGCCGGCGCCGGTGCACTGACATTGGGGCACAACCACCCGGTTGTATTGGACGCCATCCAGCAATTGTTGCAGGAAGGCGTACCCTTCCAGACGCTGGATCTGACGACGCCGGTGAAAGACCGCTTCGTCGACGCGCTCTTCGGGGCACTGCCGAAAGCGTTCGCGGAAGAGGCGCGTATCCAGTTCTGCGGGCCGTCAGGAGCCGACGCGGTGGAGGCTGCCGTCAAACTGGTGAAGACAGCGACGGGGCGACGAACGATTCTGTCGTTTCATGGCGCCTATCATGGAATGACGCACGGCGGTTTGGCGCTGACCGGCCACTTGGGACCAAAAGCCGCCGTCAGCGGTCTGATGCCGGATGTTCAGTTCCTTCCGTATCCCTACGATTATCGTTGTCCGTTCGGTGTCGGCGGCGAGGAAGGACACCGCCTCTCCAGCACCTATATCGAGCGGTTACTCGACGATCCGAACAGCGGTGTCGTGTCCCCGGCGGCTGTGATCTTGGAAGTGGTTCAGGGTGAGGGCGGTGTGATTCCTTCGCCTGATACCTGGCTCAGGGACATTCGGCGGATCACAAAAGATCGCAACATTCCACTGATCATCGATGAGATTCAGACCGGACTGGGACGGACCGGGTCGATGTTTGCATTCGAACGGGCCGGGATCATTCCCGACGCGTTGGTGCTGTCCAAGGCAATTGGAGGGGGGCTGCCGTTGAGCGTGGTGGTGTATGGAGCCGAGCTGGATCAGTGGCAGCCGGGAGCTCATGCCGGCACCTTCCGCGGAAACCAGATGGCGATGGCTGCGGGTGCGGCAACTATCGAATTCGTCCGAACCCATCGTCTCGATCAGCATGCTCAGATCATGGGAGAGCGTCTCTTGTCGCATCTGCGCAATGCCCAGGCATCGTCGCACAGCTTCGGCGACGTACGAGGGCGTGGGTTGATGATCGGTGTTGAAATCGTCGATATCAACGCGCGCCCCGACGCCCGAGGAAGCTATCCTGCGGCTCCGGAACTCGCGAGAAAGATTCAATCTCAGGCCCTCAATCGCGGTCTGATCCTCGAACTGGGAGGACGCAACGGCACGGTCGTGCGATTTCTATCACCGCTCATCGTCACAGCAGAAGAAGTGGATACGATTGCCCGCACTTTCTGCGAAGCAGTCCGCGCAGCGGAGCAAGATTCACGTTCATGA
- a CDS encoding penicillin acylase family protein, giving the protein MKRVVFPSVLLVLVLAGGFGYAVTTIRASLPMLDGKLDVTSLREPVTVTSDAYGIPTIAARSREDAIRALGYVTARDRLFQMDLLRRTASGRLAEIFGEAMRQTDLKQRTFGFSGTAKAIAVQLPQDQRAVLEAYTDGVNDYLTQMQTPPFEFVLLGYAPEHWKAEDSLLILLEMFHMLNGADGEERMKTVMKEALPSEVVAFLVPETDPYTDALLSRRSKSSMRPPIPVRALRALRRPVDQVQARRTAMVRFGRSGLGSNGWAVHGAMMADGRAVLASDMHLDMAVPNIWYRLQLRYEQVEIAGVMVPGIPVVVAGTNGFVAWGVTNVEGDFLDLIRLEINPADSNEYKTPGGWKRFTSRREIIKVKEAPHSMVELNDTIWGPVSRDPLLKGPVAVRWTALDPEAVDLGQLAMDRVRSVSEAIAVMNHAGGPPSNVILADSSGHIAWTYTGRIPVRRGFDGSVSVSWADGRSDWRGYVSPEALPSIVDPPSGFVVSANQRMLDVSYPYVVGHSFANGYRAFRISQRLASMTKIRERDLFDLQLDSTSQFYEFYRQLAQDLLTDGVIQRNPSLMNARHAFAAWNGKADADSRGFALVLRFSELLSRSVFAPYLSSCHERDAQFSYDGDLDTPLRELLTTQIPELNPDPGRFSSWSEFLLNVVEQSVWELEEEYPSVSLTELTWGQLNRVRIEHPLAEALPGLGYILNMPDEPASGCGQCIRVMQDGLGASQRLVVSPGHQDEGILHMPGGQSGHPLSPHYRDQQRYWSEGLPLPFLAGTPVHTLTLVPRSRTTQMAAVQKPISAERQLHQEEDR; this is encoded by the coding sequence ATGAAGCGCGTGGTTTTTCCATCGGTCCTCCTCGTCCTCGTTTTGGCGGGAGGCTTCGGCTACGCCGTGACGACGATTCGAGCCTCGTTGCCGATGTTGGACGGCAAATTGGACGTCACGAGCCTGCGCGAACCGGTCACGGTCACCTCGGATGCTTACGGTATTCCCACGATTGCGGCCCGTTCGCGAGAAGACGCGATCCGCGCGCTCGGTTACGTCACTGCGCGTGATCGTCTGTTTCAGATGGACTTGTTGCGGCGTACCGCTTCAGGGCGGCTGGCCGAGATTTTCGGCGAGGCGATGCGTCAAACCGATCTTAAGCAACGGACCTTTGGATTCAGCGGAACAGCCAAAGCCATTGCTGTGCAGCTGCCTCAAGATCAAAGAGCTGTCCTCGAAGCCTACACGGACGGAGTGAACGACTACCTGACTCAGATGCAGACGCCGCCGTTCGAGTTTGTCCTGCTCGGCTATGCACCGGAACATTGGAAAGCAGAGGACAGTCTTCTGATCTTGCTGGAAATGTTCCATATGCTGAACGGGGCCGACGGGGAAGAGCGGATGAAAACGGTGATGAAGGAGGCGTTACCTTCCGAAGTCGTCGCGTTTCTCGTCCCGGAGACTGATCCTTATACGGACGCGTTGTTGAGCAGGAGGTCTAAAAGTTCTATGCGTCCGCCGATTCCTGTACGGGCATTGAGGGCTCTCAGACGGCCTGTCGATCAGGTGCAGGCTCGGCGAACGGCCATGGTCCGTTTCGGCAGGAGTGGATTGGGTTCGAACGGGTGGGCCGTCCATGGGGCCATGATGGCGGACGGCCGAGCCGTTCTCGCGAGCGACATGCACTTGGATATGGCGGTTCCCAATATCTGGTACCGTCTCCAGCTTCGATACGAACAGGTCGAGATCGCCGGTGTCATGGTGCCAGGTATTCCGGTCGTCGTTGCGGGCACGAACGGTTTTGTGGCGTGGGGTGTGACGAATGTGGAGGGAGATTTTTTGGACCTTATACGACTGGAAATCAATCCAGCCGATTCAAACGAGTACAAGACTCCGGGAGGATGGAAACGGTTTACGAGTCGGCGCGAAATCATCAAGGTGAAGGAGGCTCCTCACTCTATGGTGGAGCTCAACGATACCATCTGGGGCCCTGTGTCACGGGATCCTCTATTGAAGGGGCCTGTGGCCGTTCGCTGGACCGCACTCGATCCGGAAGCGGTTGATCTCGGTCAGCTCGCTATGGATCGGGTCCGGTCGGTGAGCGAGGCCATAGCCGTGATGAACCATGCCGGCGGTCCGCCAAGTAATGTCATTCTTGCCGACAGTAGCGGCCATATTGCTTGGACCTACACAGGCAGAATTCCCGTGCGTCGCGGATTTGACGGGTCAGTCAGTGTTTCCTGGGCGGACGGCCGCTCCGATTGGAGAGGATATGTGTCTCCGGAGGCCTTACCCAGCATTGTCGATCCTCCGTCGGGGTTTGTCGTCAGCGCGAATCAACGCATGTTGGATGTCTCCTATCCCTACGTGGTCGGCCATTCTTTTGCCAATGGGTATCGCGCGTTCAGAATCTCGCAGAGACTGGCGTCCATGACAAAAATCAGGGAGCGGGATCTGTTTGACCTACAATTGGATTCGACCAGTCAATTCTATGAGTTCTACAGGCAACTTGCGCAAGATCTCCTAACGGACGGTGTGATTCAACGCAACCCGTCTTTAATGAACGCCCGGCATGCCTTCGCGGCCTGGAACGGGAAGGCGGACGCCGACAGCCGTGGCTTCGCGCTTGTACTCCGCTTTAGTGAACTGCTGTCACGCTCGGTGTTTGCTCCTTATTTGTCCTCTTGTCATGAGCGCGACGCGCAGTTCAGCTACGACGGCGATTTGGACACTCCGTTACGTGAACTTTTGACGACGCAAATCCCGGAGCTGAATCCGGATCCAGGCCGTTTTTCCAGTTGGTCGGAATTTCTTCTGAACGTAGTCGAGCAAAGTGTCTGGGAATTGGAGGAGGAATATCCCTCTGTGTCACTGACCGAGCTCACTTGGGGACAACTGAATCGTGTAAGGATCGAGCATCCTCTCGCCGAGGCATTGCCAGGACTGGGGTACATCCTCAACATGCCGGATGAACCTGCGTCGGGATGCGGGCAGTGCATTCGGGTGATGCAGGATGGTCTCGGAGCGAGTCAAAGGCTCGTGGTATCCCCTGGCCATCAAGACGAGGGCATTCTCCATATGCCCGGTGGACAGTCCGGACATCCGCTCTCACCACACTATCGGGATCAGCAACGTTACTGGAGTGAAGGGCTGCCGCTACCGTTTTTGGCCGGGACGCCGGTCCATACGCTAACGCTGGTTCCTCGTTCACGTACCACACAGATGGCCGCTGTACAGAAACCGATATCCGCCGAACGTCAATTACACCAGGAGGAGGACCGATGA
- a CDS encoding MbtH family protein, whose product MNSEEREDTTIYKVVVNHEEQYSIWPSYRENPLGWRDEGKTGLKAECLAHIAEVWTDMRPLSLRKWMDEQPKAEKSTSSC is encoded by the coding sequence ATGAACAGCGAAGAACGCGAAGACACGACCATTTACAAGGTAGTGGTGAATCATGAAGAGCAATACTCGATCTGGCCATCCTATCGCGAGAATCCGCTGGGCTGGAGAGACGAGGGGAAAACCGGGCTCAAGGCCGAATGTCTCGCCCATATCGCGGAAGTATGGACCGATATGCGTCCGTTGAGTTTGAGGAAATGGATGGACGAACAGCCCAAGGCGGAAAAATCGACATCCTCATGCTGA
- a CDS encoding alpha/beta fold hydrolase produces the protein MDGRTAQGGKIDILMLTVSRVSPWIVTPRPVSSGTRLICFPYAGAGASVFRGWADSEFLADIEVCAVQLPGREARITESSVGDLRQLVSLLREALKPYMDRPCAFFGHSIGALVSFELARELRRSDGIEPSHLFVSGGPAPHLPCSERMCDLSEDEFLERLHRFNGTPPEVLNHPELMHMMLPVLRADFSLRDLYVYREEPPLSCPITTFGGMSDTHVDSLMLRAWQQHTRERFQLWLFQGDHFFMRSAQGPLLEVLSTALSPYREVAR, from the coding sequence ATGGATGGACGAACAGCCCAAGGCGGAAAAATCGACATCCTCATGCTGACCGTCTCACGCGTATCTCCATGGATCGTCACCCCTCGGCCCGTCAGCTCGGGAACGCGTTTAATTTGTTTCCCGTATGCAGGCGCGGGAGCCTCTGTCTTCCGAGGCTGGGCCGACAGTGAGTTCTTGGCGGATATCGAAGTCTGTGCCGTTCAGCTTCCTGGACGGGAGGCCAGGATCACCGAGTCGTCTGTCGGTGATTTGCGTCAGCTGGTGTCTCTGTTGCGCGAAGCCTTGAAACCCTACATGGATCGACCCTGTGCATTTTTTGGTCACAGTATCGGCGCGTTGGTAAGCTTTGAATTAGCCCGTGAGTTACGCCGGAGCGATGGAATCGAGCCAAGTCATCTGTTCGTATCCGGCGGTCCTGCCCCGCATCTTCCCTGTTCGGAGAGGATGTGTGACCTGTCGGAGGATGAATTTCTTGAGCGGCTGCATCGGTTCAACGGCACGCCGCCCGAGGTCCTGAACCACCCGGAACTGATGCACATGATGCTTCCAGTGCTTCGGGCAGATTTCTCGCTCCGTGACCTGTATGTGTACCGAGAAGAGCCTCCGTTGAGCTGTCCCATCACTACATTCGGGGGGATGAGCGATACACATGTGGATAGTCTGATGTTGCGGGCTTGGCAGCAACATACTCGCGAACGATTTCAATTGTGGCTGTTTCAAGGAGATCATTTCTTCATGCGGAGCGCGCAGGGACCACTGCTGGAGGTGCTCTCTACGGCGTTATCCCCATATCGAGAGGTTGCGCGATGA
- a CDS encoding TauD/TfdA family dioxygenase, with protein MHAHHNNISPIPVEETCGEAVAQLSCRVSSLASNTLLPVVVSPTENRSLAEYRDVIEQTVSTYLSTVGGLLFRGFPIESAADFEALVKTISPDLASYEFGSTPRSKVHNQIYTSTEYPPHQHIPLHNEQAYTTEWPMKIWFYCAQASPEGGYTPIADSREVYRHIPVRIRERFIEKGVMYVRNYGNGLDVPWTKVFNTVDRRVVERFCRAAGIAYEWKPDGELRTRQVCQAVAVHPRTNETVWFNQAHLFHVSNLEPAVREALLSVVSEADLPRQACYGDGTAIEEAVLDEIRDAYHCRAVQFPWQEGDVLMLDNMLAAHGRTPFKGPRKVLVAMAESSKS; from the coding sequence ATGCACGCTCATCACAATAATATTTCGCCGATACCCGTCGAGGAAACATGTGGAGAGGCAGTCGCTCAGCTGTCTTGCCGGGTGAGTTCCTTGGCCTCGAACACCCTTCTTCCTGTCGTGGTCAGTCCCACGGAAAATCGTTCGTTGGCTGAATACCGAGACGTTATTGAACAGACGGTGAGCACATATCTGTCGACCGTGGGAGGCCTGCTGTTCAGGGGGTTTCCTATAGAATCGGCGGCTGACTTCGAAGCGTTGGTCAAGACGATTTCGCCTGACCTGGCTTCCTACGAGTTTGGATCAACACCCCGGTCGAAGGTCCACAATCAGATTTATACCTCGACGGAATATCCTCCACATCAGCACATCCCCCTGCACAACGAACAAGCCTATACCACCGAATGGCCGATGAAAATCTGGTTTTATTGCGCGCAGGCGTCGCCGGAAGGCGGCTACACGCCGATCGCGGACAGCCGCGAGGTGTATCGGCACATTCCGGTCCGCATCAGAGAGCGGTTCATCGAGAAGGGTGTGATGTATGTACGCAACTACGGGAACGGACTGGACGTGCCCTGGACCAAAGTGTTCAACACCGTGGACCGTCGAGTCGTGGAACGGTTCTGCCGTGCGGCTGGGATCGCCTATGAATGGAAACCGGACGGAGAACTCCGCACGCGTCAGGTCTGCCAGGCCGTCGCCGTCCATCCCCGCACCAACGAAACGGTGTGGTTCAACCAAGCGCATCTGTTCCATGTCTCGAATTTGGAGCCAGCCGTCCGCGAGGCGCTGCTGTCCGTCGTCAGTGAGGCGGATCTGCCTCGGCAGGCCTGTTACGGAGACGGAACCGCGATCGAGGAGGCTGTATTGGACGAGATCCGGGACGCCTATCACTGCCGTGCCGTCCAGTTCCCATGGCAGGAAGGCGATGTATTGATGCTGGACAACATGCTGGCGGCGCATGGACGCACGCCGTTCAAGGGACCGAGAAAAGTTCTGGTGGCGATGGCTGAGTCGAGCAAGAGTTGA